One region of Ahniella affigens genomic DNA includes:
- a CDS encoding ArnT family glycosyltransferase has protein sequence MEDVTTAAPTKAPQFVLLHSWKWLALILLVLGFAFQGSRGLWEPDEGRYTEVGMQMLKRGDFITPHRHHHRIHPTKPPMTYWAIAASVAMFGKSEWAVRLPYALAFVATGLLLFAAGRKLMPAYPALPALIYATMFLPMLATNLVTTDVFLTLFVTAGAIAYLVLGHTRLGVRLMWLGFGLAFLTKGPPALLPLAGLLIAHRWSGRPVRALIDAWGLIVFLVVAFTWYGLVVWRNPGLLSYFIHDEVVARTISDKHGRSPQWWGGFYVYGLTLLIGTLPFGLSLIHRWRESPLTRVGRQNLLSEDKLLWCWLLVPLVVFMLARSRLPLYLLPLFPAIALLIARNWQRQNLALPLRMVVLTLFASSLLALKGYAGYMPSHQDMRSLSAEIARKVPFAPHELAFVNTKPKYGLAYYLDIDAEWLDIGGNPSGEYDDSLASELYQNEGPRLYLLRPEKVDAFLAKAAELDQEVADFGATHGYRLFGLKNTVDQRLN, from the coding sequence ATGGAAGACGTCACCACCGCAGCACCTACCAAGGCGCCCCAATTCGTCCTGCTCCATTCCTGGAAATGGCTGGCGCTGATCCTCTTGGTCCTGGGCTTTGCCTTTCAGGGCAGCCGCGGCTTGTGGGAGCCGGACGAAGGCCGGTACACCGAAGTCGGCATGCAGATGCTGAAACGTGGCGACTTCATCACGCCGCATCGCCATCACCATCGAATCCACCCCACCAAACCGCCGATGACGTACTGGGCGATTGCCGCGAGTGTTGCGATGTTTGGCAAGTCCGAGTGGGCGGTCCGGCTGCCCTATGCGCTGGCCTTCGTCGCGACCGGGCTGCTGCTGTTCGCCGCGGGGCGCAAGCTGATGCCGGCGTATCCCGCATTGCCCGCGCTGATCTACGCCACGATGTTTCTACCGATGCTGGCCACCAACTTGGTGACCACCGATGTGTTTCTGACGCTCTTTGTCACGGCGGGCGCCATCGCCTACCTGGTGCTCGGCCACACACGTCTGGGCGTGCGCCTGATGTGGTTGGGTTTCGGGCTCGCCTTTCTCACCAAGGGGCCACCTGCGCTGCTGCCACTCGCCGGTTTACTGATTGCCCATCGCTGGTCTGGAAGGCCGGTCCGTGCCTTGATTGATGCCTGGGGTCTGATTGTGTTCTTGGTGGTCGCGTTCACGTGGTATGGACTCGTGGTGTGGCGCAATCCCGGCCTGCTGTCGTATTTCATCCACGATGAAGTGGTCGCGCGAACGATCAGTGACAAGCACGGGCGCTCACCGCAATGGTGGGGCGGTTTTTACGTGTATGGGCTGACCCTGCTGATCGGAACCTTGCCGTTTGGATTGAGTCTGATTCACCGCTGGCGCGAGTCACCGCTCACGCGTGTTGGCCGCCAGAACCTGCTGAGCGAGGACAAGCTGCTCTGGTGCTGGCTGCTCGTGCCGCTCGTGGTCTTCATGCTGGCCCGCTCGCGTCTGCCGCTCTACCTGCTGCCCCTGTTCCCGGCCATTGCGCTGCTGATCGCTCGCAACTGGCAGCGCCAGAACCTGGCGCTGCCGCTACGCATGGTGGTGCTGACCCTTTTTGCATCGAGCCTGCTGGCGCTGAAAGGCTATGCCGGCTACATGCCCAGTCACCAGGACATGCGCTCGTTGTCCGCAGAGATCGCCAGGAAAGTGCCCTTTGCGCCGCACGAACTGGCGTTCGTCAACACCAAGCCAAAATATGGCCTGGCCTATTACCTGGACATCGACGCCGAGTGGCTCGATATCGGGGGCAATCCGAGTGGCGAGTACGATGACAGCCTGGCGTCTGAGTTGTATCAGAACGAAGGTCCGCGGCTTTACTTGCTCCGGCCAGAAAAAGTTGATGCATTCCTCGCCAAGGCCGCCGAGCTCGACCAGGAGGTTGCCGACTTCGGGGCCACCCATGGTTATCGCTTGTTTGGTTTGAAGAACACCGTCGATCAACGCCTGAATTGA
- a CDS encoding hybrid sensor histidine kinase/response regulator transcription factor: MSKSLSRLPFLVLAGMAAAAFRPVLAAPLADLPLPMPMQTWLPAPGREHPQNWAVDARDDGSVLIATSNSVLVFDGVYWQKLMPSGVDKWVWDVDSDGDRFVAGTIDDFGWYGKGPDGNYTFHSLSQAAGQDGFGMIGRSKISPDGMFFATREHVFWQPPDGSLQVFDHRHIGNMYRLGQTVLIQETSGIQRFDGARRVFVDDHRFDLLIGTPIVGMVETGPDQGWVATLDRGLWRLEGPRLAHWPSAADSLGTALKTTAVLPLPDGRIVLGTRLGGLLVLNSDGTLAQRVDTADGLPGNRITGFDLDRQQGLWVTMEGGIARLDLGSGITRFGRAQGVSTIMEAVHRHQGQLYAAGSEGVYRLTPEPERAARFVRVDGPANGVSLLSHAESGSLLIGADNALWALFDGASSATQLFASRRINQLVQDQTQPNHVYAFSTRGLQRYRWDDGAWQSDGDLPNFDIGLARGTQAADGSLWIGSNDGDLVRVRPAADWSLSQIERWDGSAGVQKGWNHVFRVGDRLLVGTGDMAQDLQGPPLQLTLLSSQINLRRMAVDSEPGRLWSPSGMLSLQRNTFTADPTLSYLLDGPSWNDALIDGDHLWIAANEGVFRVPRAPFRRPTLAVRFAGVVLGRPSPGEQANALAYPNRLDLPMALDEMRLKFAVPDYSLGTPVQYRDRLLPGSGEWSAWRPEAFKDFTQLPYGESVFEVEATDHAGLTATPLRITLYRPAPWYLTLWAKAFYALAALGMLLFAASLGRRWRVQALELRARELGAQVAERTETIRQQRDELAEQSAARTRFFANVSHEFRTPLTLMIGPLQALRERARANHDPDSAKLADTALKNSAQMQHLVDEVLDLHRLEAGQIKLHKQTIDLATFTRQLGEDFAELARLRGIALQIHAETESLLPVSVDVVQLRRILSNLIGNALKFSGSGSLVGVYLGTDNGYARVLIEDQGPGIPAEDVPQVFERYFQSAHHQKMARGGTGIGLALVRELVELHGGQVGIDSTLGVGTKVWFLLPLAAADASLEALPLPEAGHGSHHLPAAMERTVQQALSSGKTVLVVDDNEELRAFLKSQLAPNYRVIDAGNGADALTISRAETPDLIVTDLMMPVMDGHEFVAALRADPEIAFIPVLMLSARGQKRDIVSGLTIGADDYLPKPFDTSELIARIAALLAAQQRLARRLSEPPRAMVAAEAATASAGTRKRATFSERLDQVLLSSLGDTKLSVETLADKLHMDRSTLFRKCQESLGTAPADYLRQVRLRRAHELLSQNQGSVSEVAYAVGFESLSHFSRSFKAEFGVPPSQIGRSGSGIGAH, from the coding sequence TTGTCCAAGTCATTGTCCAGACTGCCGTTCCTGGTGCTGGCGGGCATGGCTGCGGCTGCATTTCGGCCGGTATTGGCGGCACCGCTGGCAGACCTGCCATTGCCCATGCCCATGCAAACCTGGCTGCCGGCACCGGGCCGGGAACATCCGCAGAACTGGGCGGTTGACGCGCGTGACGACGGCTCGGTGCTGATCGCCACCTCGAACTCGGTGTTGGTTTTCGACGGGGTGTACTGGCAAAAGCTGATGCCTTCCGGCGTCGACAAATGGGTGTGGGACGTCGACAGTGATGGCGACCGCTTCGTGGCTGGCACGATCGACGATTTCGGCTGGTACGGCAAAGGCCCCGACGGCAACTACACGTTTCACTCCTTGAGCCAAGCCGCCGGACAAGACGGGTTCGGGATGATCGGTCGGAGCAAGATCAGCCCCGACGGGATGTTCTTTGCGACCCGCGAGCACGTGTTCTGGCAGCCGCCGGACGGGTCGCTGCAAGTCTTCGACCATCGCCACATCGGCAACATGTACCGATTGGGGCAGACCGTCCTGATTCAGGAAACGAGCGGCATCCAGCGTTTCGATGGTGCGCGCCGGGTGTTTGTCGACGACCATCGCTTTGACTTGCTCATTGGCACACCGATCGTTGGCATGGTCGAGACCGGGCCGGATCAGGGCTGGGTCGCCACGCTGGATCGCGGCCTATGGCGCCTCGAAGGCCCGCGCCTCGCACATTGGCCTTCGGCGGCCGATTCGCTTGGGACTGCGCTGAAGACCACGGCGGTACTGCCACTGCCGGATGGTCGGATCGTCCTCGGTACACGCCTAGGCGGGCTGCTCGTGTTGAATTCAGATGGCACCCTGGCGCAGCGCGTGGATACCGCGGATGGGTTACCGGGCAATCGCATCACGGGCTTCGACCTCGACCGCCAACAGGGCTTGTGGGTCACGATGGAGGGCGGCATTGCCCGGCTTGATCTGGGCAGCGGCATTACCAGGTTTGGTCGCGCGCAGGGCGTGTCAACGATCATGGAGGCTGTGCACAGGCATCAGGGGCAGCTTTACGCGGCAGGCTCCGAAGGCGTCTACCGGCTGACGCCAGAGCCTGAGCGCGCTGCGCGCTTTGTGCGCGTGGACGGTCCGGCAAACGGCGTGTCGCTGCTCAGCCATGCCGAGTCGGGCAGTTTGCTGATTGGCGCTGACAACGCGTTGTGGGCGCTATTTGATGGCGCATCAAGCGCCACGCAGCTGTTTGCATCCCGACGTATCAACCAGTTGGTCCAGGATCAAACGCAACCCAACCACGTGTACGCCTTCAGCACCCGGGGCCTGCAGCGCTATCGCTGGGACGATGGCGCGTGGCAAAGCGACGGCGATCTACCGAATTTCGATATCGGCCTCGCGCGCGGCACCCAGGCAGCTGACGGCAGCCTCTGGATCGGCAGCAACGATGGTGACCTGGTGCGGGTCCGGCCCGCGGCCGACTGGTCTTTGAGCCAGATCGAGCGATGGGATGGGTCGGCTGGCGTGCAGAAGGGCTGGAACCATGTGTTTCGGGTGGGCGATCGCCTGCTCGTTGGGACGGGCGACATGGCCCAGGACTTGCAGGGGCCGCCATTGCAACTCACGTTGCTCAGTTCTCAAATCAACCTGCGCCGGATGGCGGTTGATTCGGAACCGGGTCGACTGTGGTCACCCTCTGGCATGCTCAGTCTGCAACGCAACACGTTCACCGCCGACCCCACGCTGTCGTATCTGTTGGATGGGCCGAGTTGGAATGACGCGCTGATCGATGGCGACCATCTCTGGATCGCGGCCAATGAAGGCGTGTTCCGGGTGCCGCGTGCACCGTTTCGGCGACCCACGTTGGCCGTGCGCTTTGCTGGCGTGGTGCTTGGTCGGCCGAGTCCGGGCGAGCAAGCGAACGCGTTGGCCTATCCCAATCGCTTGGACCTGCCGATGGCACTCGACGAAATGCGACTCAAGTTTGCGGTGCCCGATTACAGTTTGGGCACTCCGGTGCAATATCGGGACCGCTTGCTGCCAGGGAGCGGCGAGTGGTCGGCGTGGCGACCTGAGGCGTTCAAGGATTTCACGCAGCTGCCCTACGGCGAATCGGTGTTTGAAGTTGAGGCGACCGATCATGCGGGCCTGACCGCGACCCCGTTGCGTATCACCTTGTACCGTCCGGCGCCCTGGTACCTGACACTTTGGGCCAAGGCCTTCTATGCGCTGGCCGCGCTCGGCATGCTGCTCTTCGCGGCGAGCCTGGGCCGACGTTGGCGGGTGCAGGCACTGGAGTTGCGGGCGCGCGAGCTTGGCGCACAGGTTGCCGAGCGGACCGAGACGATCCGCCAACAGCGCGATGAGCTCGCCGAGCAAAGCGCAGCCCGGACGCGCTTCTTCGCCAACGTGTCGCACGAATTTCGGACGCCGCTGACGTTGATGATCGGGCCGTTGCAGGCGCTGCGTGAGCGTGCGCGCGCCAATCACGATCCCGATTCTGCGAAGCTTGCTGACACCGCGTTGAAGAACAGTGCGCAGATGCAACATCTCGTGGACGAGGTCCTCGATTTGCATCGCCTTGAAGCGGGCCAGATCAAGCTGCACAAACAGACCATCGACTTGGCGACGTTCACCCGACAACTCGGCGAGGATTTTGCGGAGCTCGCCCGGCTACGGGGCATTGCGTTGCAGATTCACGCCGAGACAGAGTCGCTGCTGCCTGTGTCGGTCGATGTGGTGCAGTTGCGTCGGATTCTGTCCAATCTGATCGGCAACGCGCTGAAGTTTTCCGGCTCGGGCAGTCTGGTGGGCGTGTATCTGGGCACAGACAATGGGTATGCACGCGTGCTGATCGAGGATCAGGGCCCGGGCATTCCAGCGGAGGATGTGCCACAGGTGTTCGAGCGATATTTCCAGTCGGCGCACCATCAAAAGATGGCTCGCGGCGGTACGGGGATCGGACTCGCGCTGGTCCGCGAGCTCGTCGAACTGCATGGCGGACAAGTGGGAATCGACAGCACCCTCGGCGTCGGCACCAAAGTCTGGTTTCTGCTGCCGTTGGCGGCAGCGGATGCGTCGCTGGAGGCCCTGCCGCTGCCAGAAGCCGGTCATGGCTCACACCATTTGCCGGCAGCCATGGAGCGTACGGTTCAGCAGGCGCTGAGCAGCGGCAAGACCGTGTTGGTGGTCGATGACAACGAAGAACTGCGGGCGTTTCTGAAATCGCAGCTGGCGCCAAACTATCGCGTCATCGACGCCGGCAATGGCGCCGACGCGCTCACGATCAGTCGCGCCGAAACGCCCGATCTGATCGTTACCGACCTGATGATGCCGGTCATGGACGGTCACGAGTTTGTGGCCGCACTCCGCGCCGATCCCGAGATCGCATTCATTCCGGTGCTGATGTTGAGTGCCCGCGGGCAGAAGCGCGACATCGTTAGCGGCCTGACCATTGGCGCCGACGACTACCTGCCGAAGCCATTCGATACGTCCGAACTCATCGCGCGCATCGCGGCGCTATTGGCCGCACAGCAGCGCTTGGCGCGCCGACTCAGCGAACCGCCCCGCGCGATGGTCGCGGCTGAGGCAGCCACGGCATCGGCAGGAACCAGGAAGCGCGCCACGTTCAGTGAGCGTTTGGACCAAGTCCTGCTCAGCAGTCTCGGCGACACCAAGCTCAGCGTGGAAACACTGGCCGACAAGCTTCATATGGATCGCAGCACGCTGTTCCGGAAGTGTCAGGAGAGTCTGGGCACGGCGCCGGCAGACTACCTGCGCCAGGTTCGGCTCAGGCGCGCACACGAACTGCTGAGCCAGAACCAAGGTTCGGTCAGCGAAGTGGCGTACGCGGTTGGCTTCGAATCACTGTCGCATTTCTCGCGGAGCTTCAAGGCAGAGTTTGGCGTGCCGCCCAGCCAGATCGGTCGTAGCGGAAGCGGCATCGGAGCACATTAG
- a CDS encoding alpha/beta hydrolase fold domain-containing protein: MPTRHDHDPTLATDAPFRECLLAFVYRWLIRLLLKPLLSPRWTISAQRRWLDWLSWLNRPTPGIDVVAATVAGLPGEWLHPAHAANLRDAVVLYLHGGAFCVGSPRTHRPLAMRLARDTGLSVFAADYRLAPEHPWPAAIDDAEAAFLALAESRRVLVVGDSAGGTLALLLAQRLRDRGLPGPAALGLLSPVADLAVQVDGRTERLDPMLSQAWLSDCFGHWLGKPPSDLPTASPIAGSLSGLAPTFVHFGEQELLAASCERLVAAMQAAGVSAEGHCWLRRWHVFQLHANTLPSANAALSCLGRQLLSVLDATEPPRERTLEVLIMGAGMSGLCMLRGLKQRGQHDVLALEKQPNLGGTWWDNTYPGAQVDVPAPAYAFSFAPNPDWQQRFASASEIQRYQQRLAEREGLLPHLRFNTRLTAAHWQPDQKRWRCETACGQVIHARHFVCSTGPLNQPRWPDIPGLNRFAGTRLHSARWDHQVDLTGKRVAVIGTGSTAVQLIPPLAARAGHLTVLQRTPNWILPRLGRRYRWFDRGLARVPGYAPMVRASWVRFLEWVRSGFDDGTVGRSLMLAIARRLREWQLSDAPLRALLTPNYPLGCKRLIFANDYYPVFRRPNVVLETGPISEVIEHGVRLADGRILDVDVLVCATGFETVRLLASVDIRGRSGACLADRWQEGPSAFHGITVPDFPNFFLMLGPNTATGHTSTLLFIEPAVQHALAAMAHAGNGAVEVAAAAFARHNDALQQRLQGSVWAQCQSWYRAANGRVVALFPGRTREYVVGAAFRADDYHCH; this comes from the coding sequence ATGCCCACGCGCCATGACCATGATCCGACGCTCGCCACGGATGCCCCGTTCCGCGAGTGTTTGCTGGCGTTCGTCTATCGCTGGCTGATTCGCCTGCTGTTGAAGCCGCTGTTGTCTCCCCGCTGGACGATCAGCGCCCAGCGGCGCTGGCTGGATTGGCTGTCTTGGTTGAATCGGCCGACGCCCGGAATCGACGTTGTAGCAGCCACCGTCGCCGGCCTCCCCGGCGAGTGGTTGCACCCGGCGCACGCGGCAAATCTCCGCGACGCCGTCGTGCTCTATCTGCACGGCGGCGCCTTTTGTGTCGGCAGCCCGCGCACCCATCGACCGTTGGCCATGAGGCTGGCGCGCGACACCGGTTTGTCTGTCTTTGCGGCCGACTACCGTTTGGCGCCGGAACACCCGTGGCCGGCAGCAATCGACGACGCCGAGGCCGCCTTTCTGGCGTTAGCCGAAAGCCGGCGGGTGTTGGTCGTAGGCGATTCCGCTGGCGGCACGCTCGCGTTGCTGTTGGCGCAGCGTTTGCGCGATCGCGGGTTGCCAGGCCCGGCGGCATTGGGACTGCTATCGCCCGTGGCGGACTTGGCGGTTCAGGTCGATGGACGGACCGAGCGTTTGGACCCGATGCTCAGCCAAGCCTGGCTGTCGGACTGCTTCGGACATTGGCTTGGCAAGCCCCCATCGGACCTGCCAACCGCATCGCCAATCGCTGGTTCGCTTTCAGGGCTGGCGCCCACCTTCGTGCACTTTGGCGAGCAAGAGTTGCTCGCGGCAAGTTGCGAGCGGCTTGTGGCGGCGATGCAAGCCGCGGGCGTAAGCGCCGAAGGCCATTGCTGGCTGCGTCGCTGGCATGTGTTTCAACTACATGCCAATACCCTGCCCTCGGCTAATGCGGCGCTGAGTTGTCTCGGGCGGCAACTGTTGTCGGTTCTTGATGCGACCGAGCCGCCGCGCGAGCGCACGCTGGAGGTGCTGATCATGGGCGCGGGCATGTCGGGGCTCTGCATGCTGCGCGGACTCAAGCAGCGCGGTCAGCACGATGTGTTGGCGCTGGAAAAGCAGCCGAACCTGGGCGGCACTTGGTGGGACAACACGTACCCAGGCGCCCAGGTTGACGTGCCTGCGCCGGCCTACGCGTTTTCGTTTGCGCCGAATCCAGACTGGCAGCAGCGATTCGCCAGCGCGAGTGAGATTCAGCGCTATCAGCAGCGCTTGGCCGAACGCGAAGGGCTGCTGCCGCATCTCCGATTCAACACCAGATTGACAGCTGCACATTGGCAACCGGACCAGAAACGCTGGCGCTGCGAGACGGCCTGTGGTCAGGTGATTCATGCCCGGCATTTCGTGTGCAGCACCGGGCCGCTGAACCAACCGCGCTGGCCCGACATTCCGGGGCTGAACCGATTTGCCGGGACACGCCTGCACTCGGCAAGATGGGATCATCAAGTCGATCTGACGGGCAAGCGCGTGGCGGTAATCGGCACCGGCTCGACGGCCGTGCAACTGATCCCGCCGTTGGCAGCACGAGCCGGGCATCTCACGGTACTGCAGCGCACGCCAAACTGGATTCTGCCGAGGCTCGGTCGGCGCTACCGGTGGTTTGACCGCGGGCTGGCGCGCGTCCCGGGCTATGCCCCCATGGTGCGCGCCAGTTGGGTGCGCTTTCTCGAATGGGTGCGCAGTGGCTTTGACGACGGCACCGTTGGGCGTTCGCTCATGCTGGCGATTGCGAGGCGGTTGCGAGAATGGCAGCTCTCTGATGCACCTCTTCGGGCACTGCTGACGCCGAACTACCCGCTCGGCTGCAAACGCCTGATTTTTGCGAACGACTACTACCCGGTGTTCCGCCGGCCAAACGTCGTGTTGGAGACCGGCCCGATCAGCGAGGTCATCGAGCATGGCGTGCGGCTGGCCGACGGTCGCATCCTGGATGTGGATGTGCTGGTGTGCGCGACGGGCTTCGAAACCGTCCGGTTGCTGGCATCGGTGGACATTCGCGGTCGCTCCGGCGCGTGCCTGGCCGACCGCTGGCAGGAGGGTCCGTCGGCGTTCCATGGCATCACCGTGCCGGATTTCCCGAACTTCTTTCTGATGCTCGGCCCCAATACAGCCACAGGGCATACGAGCACCCTGCTGTTCATCGAGCCCGCGGTCCAGCATGCACTGGCGGCCATGGCGCACGCTGGCAACGGAGCGGTGGAAGTCGCTGCCGCGGCATTTGCGCGGCATAACGACGCGTTGCAGCAGCGTCTGCAAGGCTCGGTGTGGGCGCAGTGCCAGAGCTGGTATCGCGCCGCAAACGGACGGGTCGTGGCCTTGTTCCCGGGCCGGACGCGGGAGTACGTCGTCGGCGCTGCATTTCGTGCCGACGACTACCATTGCCATTGA
- a CDS encoding DUF3052 family protein, giving the protein MSQTINTTVSGYSGTPLAKKLGLKAGLIACLDQAPDGYVDLLGNDALGVVWHARMHPGTDWMQAFVTEAKVLADLLQTARRVLPEHASLWISWPKKTSKRKTDVTEDRIRELALPLGWVDIKVCAVDEVWSGLKLVVRKELRSKK; this is encoded by the coding sequence ATGTCACAGACCATCAACACGACCGTTTCGGGATACTCCGGTACACCGCTCGCCAAGAAACTCGGTCTGAAGGCGGGCCTCATTGCGTGTCTTGATCAGGCGCCAGATGGTTATGTCGATCTGCTTGGGAACGACGCTCTCGGCGTGGTGTGGCATGCCCGCATGCATCCCGGGACGGATTGGATGCAGGCTTTCGTCACCGAAGCCAAAGTGCTGGCCGATCTGTTGCAGACGGCGAGACGCGTGCTACCGGAGCACGCGTCGCTCTGGATTTCGTGGCCGAAAAAGACCAGTAAGCGCAAGACTGATGTGACGGAGGACCGCATCCGCGAGCTCGCGTTGCCGCTTGGTTGGGTCGACATCAAAGTCTGTGCGGTGGACGAGGTCTGGAGCGGGCTCAAGCTGGTGGTGCGTAAAGAGCTTCGCAGCAAGAAGTGA
- a CDS encoding amidohydrolase → MPFNHPRRLLWASLFLSTLAAAGEPFPSTYQPLPSTPLLIRDATVLIGDGSKIESGDVLVRDGKIVAVGANLTAEAGVTEINGSGRVLTPGIIDIHSHLGVYASPGLQGHQDGNEATDPVTPGVWAEHSILPDDPGFDAARAAGVTSMLILPGSANLIGGRAVAVRNVPAQTYQQMKFPGAPHGLKMACGENPKRVYGSLGRAPQTRMGNVAGYRQAFADAQQYLDDWQRYDKALAEYTKKQAEAASSKKKSKDQKEPGEPPKAPHRDLKLETLAGVLKGEILVQNHCYRSDEMANQLDLAKEFGFKITTFHHATEAYQIADLLAENGTCAAMWADWWGFKLEAFEGVQENIAIVDRVKNGCAIVHSDSSEGIQRLNQEAAKAMARGNAMGYGIDSAHAIRWLTENPAKAMGILDQTGTIAAGKRADLVLWNRDPFSVYALPDSVFIDGAEVYARTDPKKQHVSDFRLGTEVQP, encoded by the coding sequence ATGCCATTCAACCATCCACGACGCTTGCTGTGGGCAAGCTTGTTTCTCAGCACGCTGGCTGCTGCCGGCGAGCCCTTCCCGTCGACCTATCAGCCGTTGCCATCCACGCCCCTACTGATTCGCGATGCCACGGTCTTGATCGGTGATGGCAGCAAGATCGAATCCGGCGATGTACTCGTGCGCGATGGCAAGATTGTCGCGGTCGGTGCCAATTTGACGGCCGAGGCGGGCGTTACCGAGATCAACGGCAGCGGTCGCGTGCTGACACCCGGGATCATCGACATCCACTCCCATCTCGGCGTGTACGCAAGCCCCGGTTTGCAAGGGCATCAGGACGGCAACGAAGCGACCGACCCGGTCACGCCGGGTGTGTGGGCCGAGCACAGCATTCTGCCGGATGATCCGGGCTTTGATGCTGCGCGCGCCGCGGGCGTCACCAGCATGCTGATTCTGCCGGGTTCGGCGAATTTGATTGGCGGACGTGCCGTCGCCGTGCGCAACGTCCCGGCGCAGACTTATCAGCAGATGAAATTTCCGGGTGCGCCACATGGCTTGAAAATGGCGTGCGGCGAAAACCCCAAGCGCGTGTATGGTTCGCTCGGCCGCGCACCGCAAACCCGCATGGGCAACGTCGCCGGCTATCGTCAGGCGTTTGCTGACGCGCAGCAGTATCTTGACGACTGGCAGCGCTACGACAAGGCCCTGGCCGAGTACACCAAAAAGCAGGCTGAGGCGGCATCGAGCAAGAAAAAGAGCAAGGATCAGAAGGAGCCGGGCGAGCCGCCCAAGGCGCCCCATCGCGATCTGAAACTCGAGACGCTGGCGGGCGTGCTGAAAGGTGAGATCCTCGTTCAGAACCACTGCTATCGCAGCGATGAGATGGCCAACCAACTCGATCTGGCGAAAGAATTTGGCTTCAAGATCACCACGTTCCACCATGCGACCGAGGCCTATCAGATCGCCGATCTGCTCGCCGAGAATGGCACCTGCGCGGCGATGTGGGCCGACTGGTGGGGCTTCAAACTGGAAGCGTTCGAAGGTGTCCAGGAAAACATCGCGATTGTCGATCGCGTCAAGAATGGCTGCGCCATCGTGCATTCCGATTCGTCCGAGGGCATTCAGCGTCTGAACCAGGAAGCAGCGAAGGCCATGGCGCGCGGCAACGCAATGGGTTATGGCATTGACTCGGCGCACGCGATCCGCTGGCTGACCGAAAACCCCGCCAAGGCCATGGGTATTCTGGATCAGACCGGCACGATCGCGGCGGGCAAGCGCGCCGACCTCGTGCTGTGGAACCGCGATCCATTCAGTGTGTACGCGTTGCCGGATTCGGTATTCATTGACGGCGCCGAAGTGTACGCGCGCACCGATCCCAAGAAGCAGCACGTTTCAGATTTCCGCCTGGGCACGGAGGTGCAGCCATGA
- a CDS encoding amidohydrolase family protein — MKLTFKIRGSLLSVAIAGAWVGQAGAADVLIQNATVHTASSAGTLTDTDVLIHNGRIAAIGKDLVAANAEIVDAKGKPLSPGLFGGVNALGIEDVSLEIGTVDSAYTPSATVPAGEQEYRPEFNVADAYNPESVVIPVQRVEGVTFDVVAPNSLPGGTLFSGLGGAALLDGRSQFLSNSETLFIAFGTGASPLTGNSRAAQLMLLREAFVEAKAPAVTDNGLLTAQGRATLRRYADGGRVAFNVNRAIDISRVLDFAKTQGIKPVIIGGIESWQLRDRLAAEKVTVVLDPLVNLPNDFDSLGASLETANWLNQAGVPLAFYLSGDAAHNARKVRQAAGNAVAHGLDWQAGLRAITSVPARTFGITDRGEIAVGQFADLVLWTGDPLEVTTLAETVWIEGKAQSPRTHQTELRDRYKR; from the coding sequence ATGAAATTGACGTTCAAGATCCGTGGTTCGCTGCTGAGTGTCGCAATAGCTGGCGCATGGGTGGGCCAAGCAGGCGCCGCCGACGTGCTGATTCAAAACGCGACGGTGCACACCGCGTCGTCGGCCGGAACACTGACTGACACCGATGTGTTGATCCATAACGGCCGCATTGCCGCGATCGGCAAAGACTTGGTGGCCGCCAACGCCGAAATCGTCGATGCAAAGGGCAAGCCGCTGAGCCCCGGCTTGTTCGGCGGCGTCAATGCGCTCGGCATCGAGGATGTGTCCCTCGAAATTGGCACGGTGGATTCGGCCTACACGCCGAGTGCGACAGTGCCAGCAGGCGAGCAGGAATATCGACCCGAGTTCAACGTGGCCGATGCCTACAATCCAGAGTCTGTGGTCATTCCGGTGCAGCGCGTCGAAGGCGTGACGTTCGATGTGGTCGCGCCCAATTCATTGCCCGGCGGCACCCTGTTCTCGGGCCTCGGTGGCGCGGCATTGCTCGATGGGCGGAGCCAGTTCCTCAGCAATTCCGAAACACTGTTCATCGCGTTTGGGACCGGCGCATCGCCTTTAACGGGCAACTCCCGCGCGGCGCAGCTCATGCTGCTGCGCGAGGCATTCGTCGAAGCGAAGGCGCCAGCCGTTACCGATAATGGCCTGCTCACCGCGCAAGGTCGTGCGACGTTGCGTCGATATGCCGATGGCGGCCGCGTAGCGTTCAACGTCAACCGTGCGATCGATATCAGCCGCGTGCTCGACTTTGCCAAGACGCAGGGCATCAAGCCCGTCATTATCGGCGGCATCGAATCCTGGCAGCTGCGCGATCGTCTGGCCGCCGAAAAGGTCACCGTCGTGCTCGATCCACTTGTGAACCTGCCGAACGATTTCGATTCCCTGGGCGCATCACTCGAAACCGCCAATTGGCTGAACCAGGCGGGCGTGCCATTAGCGTTCTACCTGAGTGGCGATGCCGCCCATAACGCCCGCAAAGTCCGCCAAGCTGCCGGCAATGCCGTGGCGCACGGATTGGATTGGCAGGCCGGCCTACGGGCGATCACGTCAGTGCCCGCGCGCACGTTCGGCATTACCGACCGCGGCGAAATTGCCGTCGGCCAGTTCGCCGATCTGGTGCTGTGGACCGGCGATCCGTTGGAAGTCACCACACTCGCCGAAACCGTCTGGATCGAAGGCAAGGCACAAAGCCCCCGCACGCATCAGACTGAATTGCGGGATCGCTACAAGCGCTGA